The Pyrenophora tritici-repentis strain M4 chromosome 2, whole genome shotgun sequence genome window below encodes:
- a CDS encoding EntF, Non-ribosomal peptide synthetase module protein translates to MWTVVAMLAVLKAGGAFAPLDPDYPASRHDEVFRQTKARVVLASDQHATLCNGNNRIVVVVSRASLDGLTSASDKTNAIARPSNIAYVMFTSGSTGTPKGVVLEHRAISTSYLTHGEAFGFSSSTRSLQFAAYTFDACITEIITTLLFGACICIPSELDRRNDLSNTSNALGVSWALLTPTVARTLDPKTVSSLRTLVFGGEQVNSIDWEKWSHLENRVNAYGPTECSVICNSFSGLEGFYTGLIGKAIGSVSWVVDPNDHNKLAPLGSVGELLVEGPILARGYLGDAEKTAAAFIQDPTWLLEGSGEHVGRHGRLYKTGDLVHYDADGNLVYVGRKDVQVKVRGQRVELGEIEHHVRECMPEVERMAAEVIMPGNDKDKATVAVFVQQKEEEASAGDGSSARVFFPSQVDSQLSQRLPSYMVPGVYFAVAQLPMTTSGKTDRKRLREIGSAFSAQQLAELLTRSQGPKRQPSTEQERALQKLWARVLDIDADSIGLDDSFFRLGGDSITAMQVSSSARAAHISISTHDILQHKTIGRLVRHISLKPAPSQLVIQDPVNRGFGLTPIQELYFRLESSGRACFDQCFLLEVSSSVNMESLRIAFKTLVQRHSILRAQFSQRTGGGWQQHICDRADDSFTIEYVQSTDQDDFLRAMLQSRSQLDIQKGPILAAALFDEDQRQLLFITVHHLVIDLVSWRVLLEELEDLLISRELPAAPPIPFQAWQALQAKHANTHGCSGGIIQAEMDSKQLILSYWGVQPGTILHRSTVSKGFALDKCTTSAILGSCNNAFQTRPVELILSALIHSFAAAFPDRALPTIFNESHGRETWDSGIDLSRTVGWFTSMFPVQVPNYTRHNMLNVIRHTKDSMRQFNDNGRSYFASQFTDNDTANTFASMFPVEVMFNYQGAYQQLERNDSLFKNLLIPDGCEPASLLETPRFALIDVSVVIDRGCIHVAVISDSRVKHQQQIASWIEQYEVALVEMAAILQKRHPEWTLSDLPLAFQTYQDLDRFQKDTLAGLHIQPREVEDVFPCSPMQEGILVSQSKDSDAYWVSLVFEAVSTQHSQVSCIQLQQAWKDVVRRHSLLRTLLVNNVPGCAGTMNVVLKDPQPSISFFQAAGDTVTLEVFRNHRSMSGQQSTLVQQESGLQHHMSICQLDNGKVYLCLDINHAIFDAHSRGIVLRDLQTAYSAKLNPDSALFKDVVSYLAQQEEDTARAYWAKYLDGVEPCAFPSIANADDGDCRGRTVHVPEIDVSIIHAFCHTWDVTPATIIQTAWALVLGQYTRSMTPCFGMLSSGRDFPIAEVDKIFGPLITILPCRVYLGNEQTVLDVLRAVQHDYTSSLPHQGFSLARVHSMLGLGAGALFNTMLSLQRIDDAVAVGTTGVIFHIEEGADPTEYDVNIGVAYNRLTMEIEMQYKTRCMSGSQAKNVADSFSKAILSIVGRPHSMLGGLGILGDAQKRQLWTWNSDIPTAVERCVHELFADQAKEQPQAPAICAWDGEMTYGELDELSSRLARHLVKVGVEVEDVVPLCFEKSMWTVVAMLAVLKAGGAFAPLDPDYPASRHDEVFRQTKARVVLASDQHATLCNGNNRIVVVVSRASLDGLTSASDKTNAIARPSNIAYVMFTSGSTGTPKGVVLEHRAISTSCLTHGEAFGFSSSTRSLQFAAYTFDACITEIITTLLFGACICIPSELDRRNDLSNTSNALGVSWALLTPTVARTLDPKTVSSLRTLVLGGEQVNSIDWERWSHLEKQINTYGPTECSVWCTSHSNAAGFTSGTIGRLIASMGWVVDSNDHNKLAPLGSVGELLVEGPILARGYLGDAEKTAAAFIQDPTWLLEGSGEHVGRHGRLYKTGDLVHYDADGNLVYVGRKDVQVKVRGQRVELGEIEHHVRECMPEVERMAAEVIMPGNDKDKATVAVFVQQKEEEASAGDGSSARVFFPSQVDSQLSQRLPSYMVPGVYFAVAQLPMTTSGKTDRKRLREIGSAFSAQQLAELLTRSQGLKRQPSTEQERALQKLWARVLDIDADSIGLDDSFFRLGGDSIAAMRLVAEARQEAIHCTFVDIFHNPSLRALAHRIIHPVNHNHT, encoded by the exons ATGTGGACAGTGGTAGCTATGCTCGCTGTGCTCAAGGCTGGCGGCGCGTTCGCACCCCTTGATCCCGATTACCCAGCCAGCCGGCACGATGAGGTCTTCCGTCAGACTAAGGCCAGGGTAGTGCTAGCCTCAGACCAGCACGCGACGCTTTGCAACGGTAACAACCGCATTGTCGTGGTGGTTAGTAGGGCCTCTTTAGATGGATTGACAAGCGCAAGCGACAAGACCAACGCGATAGCAAGGCCAAGTAATATTGCGTACGTCATGTTCACTTCAGGCAGCACAGGAACACCCAAGGGAGTCGTCTTAGAACACAGAGCAATTTCGACAAGCTATCTCACCCATGGAGAGGCGTTTGGCTTCTCGTCTAGCACTCGAAGCCTTCAGTTTGCCGCTTACACCTTTGACGCGTGTATTACGGAGATTATTACAACTCTCTTATTTGGCGCATGTATTTGCATTCCCTCTGAGTTGGATAGACGCAACGACTTATCGAATACTTCAAATGCCTTAGGAGTAAGCTGGGCATTGCTTACGCCAACGGTTGCACGAACACTTGACCCAAAAACAGTTTCATCGCTTAGAACCTTAGTGTTTGGGGGTGAGCAGGTAAACAGTATTGACTGGGAAAAGTGGAGTCATCTTGAAAATCGGGTTAACGCTTATGGACCTACCGAGTGTAGTGTGATATGTAACTCTTTTTCCGGTCTAGAAGGCTTCTACACAGGTTTAATTGGTAAGGCGATCGGGTCGGTCAGCTGGGTAGTGGATCCAAACGACCACAACAAGCTTGCCCCGCTCGGGTCGGTTGGCGAGCTGCTCGTCGAAGGGCCGATCCTGGCGCGTGGATACCTGGGCGACGCAGAGAAGACGGCGGCCGCCTTCATCCAAGACCCGACCTGGCTGTTGGAGGGCTCTGGAGAGCACGTAGGCCGACACGGGAGGCTGTACAAGACCGGCGACCTAGTACACTACGATGCAGACGGCAACCTGGTGTATGTGGGACGCAAGGACGTGCAGGTCAAGGTGCGCGGGCAGCGGGTGGAGTTGGGGGAGATTGAGCATCATGTGCGCGAGTGCATGCCGGAAGTGGAGCGTATGGCAGCAGAAGTAATCATGCCAGGAAACGACAAAGACAAGGCGACTGTGGCCGTCTTTGTGCAAcagaaagaggaagaggctTCCGCTGGAGACGGCTCCTCTGCACGGGTTTTCTTCCCCTCCCAGGTGGACAGCCAGCTCAGCCAGCGGCTGCCTAGCTACATGGTACCCGGAGTCTACTTTGCGGTCGCGCAGCTTCCCATGACAACGTCGGGCAAGACGGACCGCAAGCGGCTGCGCGAGATCGGGTCCGCGTTCTCAGCTCAACAGCTGGCAGAGCTACTCACACGAAGCCAGGGACCGAAGCGGCAGCCGTCGACAGAGCAGGAGAGGGCGCTGCAGAAACTGTGGGCGCGGGTTCTCGACATCGACGCCGACAGCATTGGGCTGGACGACAGTTTCTTCCGCCTAGGCGGCGACTCTATCACAGCTATGCAGGTCTCTTCGAGCGCTCGTGCGGCTCACATCTCTATCTCGACTCACGATATTCTCCAGCACAAAACCATTGGCCGTTTAGTTCGCCATATATCATTAAAGCCTGCTCCTTCTCAACTAGTCATCCAGGATCCAGTAAACAGGGGCTTTGGCCTAACGCCAATCCAGGAGCTGTACTTCCGGCTAGAGAGTAGCGGTAGAGCTTGCTTTGATCAATGCTTTTTACTGGAAGTTAGTAGCTCAGTAAACATGGAATCGTTGCGTATAGCGTTTAAAACCCTTGTTCAACGGCACTCTATCCTACGAGCTCAATTTAGCCAAAGAACTGGAGGTGGGTGGCAGCAGCACATTTGCGATCGCGCTGACGACTCCTTCACCATCGAGTACGTGCAATCCACGGATCAAGATGACTTTTTACGCGCTATGCTTCAGAGTCGGAGCCAGCTAGACATTCAGAAAGGACCAATCTTAGCAGCAGCCTTGTTTGATGAGGACCAGCGCCAATTACTATTTATCACCGTTCACCATCTAGTAATTGATCTAGTCTCGTGGCGAGTGCttcttgaagagctggaggACCTGCTCATTTCGCGGGAGCTTCCTGCTGCGCCTCCTATTCCCTTTCAGGCCTGGCAGGCTCTCCAAGCTAAACACGCTAACACGCACGGGTGTTCTGGTGGCATAATCCAAGCTGAGATGGATTCTAAACAGCTAATACTCTCCTACTGGGGCGTACAGCCCGGGACTATCTTACACAGAAGTACAGTATCAAAGGGCTTTGCACTTGATAAGTGTACAACCTCTGCCATTCTTGGATCCTGCAACAACGCATTCCAAACACGTCCTGTAGAGCTAATTCTTTCTGCTCTAATTCACTCCTTTGCTGCTGCCTTCCCGGACCGAGCCCTGCCTACTATCTTCAACGAGAGCCACGGTCGCGAGACTTGGGACAGCGGCATTGATCTTTCGCGAACTGTGGGATGGTTTACAAGCATGTTCCCAGTTCAAGTGCCAAACTATACTAGGCATAATATGCTCAATGTCATCCGCCATACCAAAGACAGCATGCGCCAGTTTAACGACAATGGCAGGTCATACTTTGCTTCACAGTTCACAGATAACGATACTGCCAATACATTCGCATCTATGTTCCCAGTAGAGGTAATGTTTAACTACCAAGGCGCATACCAGCAACTTGAGCGCAACGATTCGCTGTTTAAGAATCTGCTAATTCCGGACGGTTGCGAGCCAGCATCCTTGTTAGAGACGCCGCGGTTCGCTTTAATTGATGTGTCTGTGGTTATCGACAGAGGCTGCATACATGTAGCTGTTATAAGCGACAGTAGAGTAAAGCACCAGCAGCAGATAGCTAGCTGGATTGAGCAGTACGAGGTGGCTTTGGTGGAAATGGCTGCCATTCTTCAAAAGCGGCATCCAGAATGGACGCTAAGTGACTTACCACTAGCCTTCCAGACCTACCAGGATCTGGATCGCTTCCAGAAAGATACGCTTGCAGGGCTTCATATTCAGCCCAGAGAAGTTGAGGACGTCTTTCCATGCTCACCTATGCAGGAAGGCATCCTTGTTAGTCAGAGCAAGGATTCAGATGCATACTGGGTGTCGCTTGTCTTTGAAGCAGTATCGACTCAGCACAGCCAGGTCAGCTGCATTCAGCTGCAGCAAGCGTGGAAGGATGTTGTTCGGCGGCACTCGCTCCTACGGACACTGCTCGTCAATAATGTGCCTGGGTGTGCGGGAACCATGAATGTGGTGCTGAAAGATCCACAGCCGAGCATCTCGTTCTTCCAAGCAGCAGGCGACACAGTTACTCTTGAAGTGTTCCGCAATCACCGAAGCATGTCAGGACAGCAGAGCACGTTAGTCCAGCAAGAGAGTGGCCTACAGCATCACATGTCCATCTGCCAGCTTGACAATGGAAAGGTCTACCTCTGCCTAGACATTAACCACGCTATCTTTGATGCTCACTCTCGGGGCATCGTCTTACGCGATCTGCAGACGGCATACAGTGCTAAGCTTAATCCAGATAGTGCACTGTTTAAAGACGTTGTCTCGTATCTAGCCCAGCAGGAAGAGGATACAGCGCGCGCTTACTGGGCGAAATATCTGGACGGGGTTGAGCCATGTGCATTTCCCTCAATAGCAAACGCCGACGACGGGGATTGTAGGGGTAGAACAGTACACGTTCCTGAAATTGACGTGAGCATCATCCATGCATTCTGTCATACATGGGACGTCACGCCAGCTACCATCATCCAGACAGCATGGGCTTTGGTGTTAGGCCAATACACCCGATCAATGACCCCGTGCTTTGGCATGCTCTCCTCAGGACGAGACTTTCCGATTGCGGAGGTAGACAAGATCTTTGGCCCGCTCATCACTATACTCCCATGCAGGGTTTATCTAGGCAACGAGCAGACTGTGCTAGATGTCCTAAGAGCAGTGCAGCACGACTACACCAGCAGCTTGCCACATCAGGGCTTCTCGCTCGCTCGCGTACATAGCATGCTTGGGCTTGGAGCAGGCGCTTTATTTAACACAATGCTATCGCTCCAGCGGATTGACGACGCAGTGGCAGTTGGCACTACTGGGGTTATTTTCCACATAGAGGAGGGAGCGGATCCTACAGAG TATGATGTTAATATCGGTGTCGCATATAACCGGTTGACGATGGAAATTGAGATGCAATATAAGACCCGTTGCATGAGCGGATCACAAGCAAAGAACGTAGCAGACAGCTTCAGTAAAGCAATCCTTAGCATAGTAGGAAGGCCGCACTCTATGCTGGGTGGTCTAGGCATCCTAGGAGATGCACAAAAGCGCCAGCTGTGGACATGGAACAGCGATATACCCACAGCTGTGGAGCGGTGCGTGCACGAGCTGTTTGCAGACCAGGCAAAAGAACAGCCTCAGGCGCCGGCCATCTGTGCGTGGGACGGCGAAATGACATATGGCGAGCTGGACGAGCTATCAAGCCGACTAGCTAGGCATCTTGTTAAGGTGGGGGTAGAGGTGGAAGACGTTGTTCCTCTCTGCTTTGAGAAGTCAATGTGGACAGTGGTAGCTATGCTCGCTGTGCTCAAGGCTGGCGGCGCGTTCGCACCCCTTGATCCCGATTACCCAGCCAGCCGGCACGATGAGGTCTTCCGTCAGACTAAGGCCAGGGTAGTGCTAGCCTCAGACCAGCACGCGACGCTTTGCAACGGTAACAACCGCATTGTCGTGGTGGTTAGTAGGGCCTCTTTAGATGGATTGACAAGCGCAAGCGACAAGACCAACGCGATAGCAAGGCCAAGTAATATTGCGTACGTCATGTTCACTTCAGGCAGCACAGGAACACCCAAGGGAGTCGTCTTAGAACACAGAGCAATTTCGACAAGCTGTCTCACCCATGGAGAGGCGTTTGGCTTCTCGTCTAGCACTCGAAGCCTTCAGTTTGCCGCTTACACCTTTGACGCGTGTATTACGGAGATTATTACAACTCTCTTATTTGGCGCATGTATTTGCATTCCCTCTGAGTTGGATAGACGCAACGACTTATCGAATACTTCAAATGCCTTAGGAGTAAGCTGGGCATTGCTTACGCCAACGGTTGCACGAACACTTGACCCAAAAACAGTTTCATCGCTTAGAACCTTAGTGCTTGGGGGTGAGCAGGTAAACAGTATTGACTGGGAAAGGTGGAGTCATCTTGAAAAGCAGATCAATACGTATGGTCCTACAGAGTGCAGCGTTTGGTGCACATCACACTCTAATGCCGCTGGTTTCACGTCAGGAACGATTGGAAGGCTAATTGCTTCTATGGGTTGGGTAGTGGATTCAAACGACCACAACAAGCTTGCCCCGCTCGGGTCGGTTGGCGAGCTGCTCGTCGAAGGGCCGATCCTGGCGCGTGGATACCTGGGCGACGCAGAGAAGACGGCGGCCGCCTTCATCCAAGACCCGACCTGGCTGTTGGAGGGCTCTGGAGAGCACGTAGGCCGACACGGGAGGCTGTACAAGACCGGCGACCTAGTACACTACGATGCAGACGGCAACCTGGTGTATGTGGGACGCAAGGACGTGCAGGTCAAGGTGCGCGGGCAGCGGGTGGAGTTGGGGGAGATTGAGCATCATGTGCGCGAGTGCATGCCGGAAGTGGAGCGTATGGCAGCAGAAGTAATCATGCCAGGAAACGACAAAGACAAGGCGACTGTGGCCGTCTTTGTGCAAcagaaagaggaagaggctTCCGCTGGAGACGGCTCCTCTGCACGGGTTTTCTTCCCCTCCCAGGTGGACAGCCAGCTCAGCCAGCGGCTGCCTAGCTACATGGTACCCGGAGTCTACTTTGCGGTCGCGCAGCTTCCCATGACAACGTCGGGCAAGACGGACCGCAAGCGGCTGCGCGAGATCGGGTCCGCGTTCTCAGCTCAACAGCTGGCAGAGCTACTCACACGAAGCCAGGGACTGAAGCGGCAGCCGTCGACAGAGCAGGAGAGGGCGCTGCAGAAACTGTGGGCGCGGGTGCTCGACATCGACGCCGACAGCATTGGGCTGGACGACAGTTTCTTTCGCCTAGGCGGCGACTCGATTGCGGCCATGAGGCTGGTGGCCGAGGCGCGTCAGGAGGCCATTCACTGCACTTTCGTCGATATCTTTCATAACCCTTCGTTGCGTGCATTAGCACACAGGATCATTCATCCGGTTAATCACAACCACACATAG
- a CDS encoding Trypan-PARP domain containing protein, producing the protein MAVHEEDIRRPEWSVEYVNPDLSPERLKMLEDERPKELEVRRFRNPLTDEQIDIPDLTATELATYNSWARRFDRDEARWLTKEKALRNLSLEIVQTIDVKHLDLILDCADAYSQLRTLKKHLCPSIGERNHQLRARYTAVCTRPKTANLDTWFDEWVTITRLLTEAKMPETTGNRAQEEFILSIRGLDDSWAATQLQDLIKKEQKDEEFPLIADLIAEFRSYYRRTRPIASGLGTFATLEVASSGNSQGARTRSGPWIPRCLDGENHKFDNCPYVNQSVRTKGWKPDKAIQDKFTELRDSPTAGLKKKTKPQAEVQSSSMISIDDGQPARNKPHVNAVLQTAAATGLSAPPLLTRWMPALGRVLRTRDVAFMSSDGTEPVYPDRQILREVVTTLDVPEPVEETDQEIELLLQSAQEDWSGLSWPEQAARTEQAKDTSHALSTPESTLGPTTRPEPEPEPEPEAVEKDEPEAVERDEPEAVERDEPEAVERDELETVEMPRGWEQMPVEAEAPDRRTNNAPRREETSGQVSESNVLTGKRQRKTLGTYFVAFAKALQQTEPQKSRLHRDELPPPPKRWKDLEKHPFGQEFKAAAAKEFKSRRKKGCFKTTLASVVDSQRSVTKSTTEAELIALSATGGEMEWWT; encoded by the exons ATGGCTGTTCACGAGGAAGATATCCGCAGACCGGAATGGTCTGTGGAGTACGTTAACCCAGATCTTTCGCCAGAGAGGCTGAAGATGCTAGAAGACGAGAGACCTAAAGAGCTCGAAGTAAGGAGATTTCGAAATCCTCTTACAGACGAGCAGATCGATATCCCAGACTTGACAGCGACAGAGCTCGCTACGTACAACTCATGGGCTAGACGATTCGATCGCGACGAGGCCAGGTGGCTCacgaaggagaaggctcTCCGAAACCTAAGCCTAGAGATCGTGCAGACAATTGACGTCAAACACCTAGACCTAATCCTCGATTGCGCAGACGCCTATAGCCAGCTGAGAACGCTAAAGAAGCACCTCTGTCCATCGATTGGAGAGAGGAACCACCAACTTAGAGCTCGGTACACAGCAGTCTGCACGAGACCAAAGACCGCAAACTTAGATACATGGTTTGACGAGTGGGTGACGATCACCCGACTCCTCACGGAGGCCAAGATGCCAGAGACGACTGGCAACAGAGCGCAGGAAGAGTTTATCCTGTCGATTAGAGGCCTGGACGATAGCTGGGCAGCTACTCAGCTACAGGACCTTATTAAGAAGGAACAGAAAGATGAAGAATTTCCGCTGATCGCGGATTTGATCGCGGAGTTCAGATCGTACTACCGACGTACACGGCCAATCGCGTCAGGACTTGGAACCTTTGCTACACTCGAGGTAGCAAGTAGTGGCAACAGCCAAGGAGCTCGTACACGCTCAGGACCATGGATACCAAGGTGTCTTGATGGGGAAAACCACAAGTTCGATAACTGCCCGTACGTTAACCAGTCAGTTCGGACAAAGGGCTGGAAGCCAGACAAGGCAATTCAGGATAAGTTCACAGAGCTTAGAGACAGTCCTAC AGCGGGGCTTAAGAAGAAGACAAAGCCGCAGGCTGAGGTCCAGAGCTCGTCCATGATTAGTATAGACGATGGACAGCCAGCGCGCAATAAGCCACACGTTAATGCGGTGCTGCAGACTGCAGCAGCTACAGGACTGTCAGCTCCACCGCTGCTCACGAGATGGATGCCAGCATTAGGACGAGTCCTTAGGACGAGAGACGTCGCCTTTATGTCTAGTGATGGGACTGAGCCTGTTTACCCAGATCGACAGATTCTGAGAGAGGTGGTGACGACACTAGACGTTCCAGAACCAGTAGAGGAAACCGACCAGGAGATCGAATTGCTCCTGCAGTCAGCGCAGGAAGACTGGAGTGGCCTAAGCTGGCCCGAGCAAGCCGCTCGAACAGAGCAAGCCAAAGATACGTCTCACGCGTTGTCAACACCTGAGAGCACTCTAGGACCGACGACTCGGCCTGAGCCCGAGCCCGAGCCCGAACCGGAAGCAGTCGAGAAAGACGAACCGGAAGCAGTCGAGAGAGACGAACCGGAAGCAGTTGAGAGAGACGAGCCGGAAGCAGTCGAGAGAGACGAGCTGGAAACAGTCGAGATGCCGCGAGGCTGGGAGCAGATGCCAGTCGAAGCAGAGGCACCAGATCGACGAACGAACAACGCTCCAAGACGTGAGGAGACTAGCGGTCAGGTTAGTGAGTCTAACGTTCTGACGGGAAAAAGACAGAGGAAGACGCTCGGCACGTACTTTGTTGCGTTCGCCAAAGCACTCCAGCAAACAGAGCCACAGAAATCACGGCTACACAGGGATGAGCTTCCGCCTCCGCCAAAGAGATGGAAAGACCTAGAGAAGCACCCTTTTGGACAGGAATTcaaagcagcagcagcgaaAGAGTTCAAGAGCCGTCGAAAGAAGGGCTGCTTTAAAACAACGTTAGCCTCAGTAGTTGATAGCCAGAGATCCGTTACGAAGTCAACAACTGAGGCTGAGCTGATAGCTCTATCAGCAACCGGAGGAGAGATGGAATGGTGGACCTAG
- a CDS encoding Dimer-Tnp-hAT domain containing protein: MPPKKRVSDSAPSPRKRARGTASQPVAIDSQLYQSQPSALSPPPPYTHTFESRLRESQPEDAIVAPAEGSEQATLAPSSEAADNAIYCHGYRVALLKDPTRVFFICHWCFKHKLTDIGIRLYNTSAAVSSAARHLSEQKLGHRLVALGKTLVASVYNALTTARVPISQAQRFRFAAVDWLVANNHPISEPCVVYELSQSLSKIYISFDRWTTKGGKRGFLGIVAYYVNSDGKLRDLPIALPQLTGAYSGDRLAKVVLSILEQFSISERTLGYFVLDNASNNDTAVAAIAHELNFNPIHRRLRCGPHTINLIGQRLLWGRDADLYNNEGVDELTNEAAFIKEWRKHGPLGVLLDIINYIYTPQQYNLFKKAQRTAYQARLLYYDCVVHNAHDKAPEDHLPINLRAALLKANEYYAKLNDSPAYYAATILYPRYKHYCDQAWAEKPNWLALNNLNFQALWADYKSLPLPRPCYTRAPKKPGNIDDAIDGIIDPTRGNTEEDEYEQWKREPIVGKGTDPIQYWFGLRDQYPNLSKMALTILSIPASSCECERVFSELGDLLEPRRRCISPELLAALHSVRRWRRAGFGGGDNDDMGQSKLTDEQMDVLYELSQWVGEDDDLDTWDDG; this comes from the exons ATGCCGCCCAAAAAACGCGTCTCTGATAGCGCTCCCTCGCCTAGAAAGCGCGCGCGCGGCACTGCGAGCCAGCCCGTCGCGATCGACTCGCAGTTATATCAATCTCAGCCATCTGCTCTATCTCCGCCGCCTCCATATACACATACTTTCGAGTCGCGATTACGCGAGTCGCAGCCCGAAGACGCTATCGTCGCGCCCGCCGAGGGCAGTGAGCAAGCTACGCTCGCTCCGTCTTCTGAAGCCGCCGACAACGCT ATCTATTGCCACGGCTATCGCGTCGCTCTTCTCAAAGATCCAACCCGCGTATTCTTTATCTGCCACTGGTGTTTCAAGCACAAGCTCACGGATATTGGTATTAGGTTATACAATACAAGCGCAGCAGTCTCGTCAGCCGCGCGCCACCTTAGCGAGCAGAAACTAGGCCATAGGCTAGTAGCACTAGGCAAGACTCTAGTTGCTAGTGTTTACAACGCGCTCACCACTGCGAGAGTCCCTATCTCACAGGCA CAGCGCTTTAGGTTTGCCGCAGTAGACTGGCTCGTCGCGAACAACCACCCCATCTCTGA GCCCTGCGTCGTCTACGAGCTGTCACAATCGCTTAGCAAGATCTATATAAGCTTTGACAGATGGACGACGaaaggcggcaagcgcgggTTTCTCGGTATCGTCGCCTACTACGTCAACTCAGATGGCAAGCTCCGAGACCTGCCTAtcgcgctgcctcagctCACAGGCGCTTACTCCGGCGATCGATTAGCTAAGGTTGTATTATCAATCTTAGAGCAGTTTAGCATAAGCGAGCGTACactcggttacttcgtcctcgacaatgcctctaataacgacaccgctgtcGCTGCGATTGCCCACGAGCTTAACTTCAATCCTATacaccgacgcctccgctgtGGCCCTCATACGATTAATCTGATTGGGCAGAGACTGCTCTGGGGCAGAGATGCAGACTTATACAACAACGAGGGAGTTGACGAGCTCACTAACGAGGCAGCGTTTATAAAGGAGTGGCGAAAGCACGGGCCTTTAGGCGTACTTCTCGATATTATCAACTATATCTACACACCGCAGCAGTACAATCTTTTTAAGAAGGCGCAGCGTACAGCTTACC AAGCTCGCCTCCTCTACTACGATTGCGTAGTCCATAACGCTCACGACAAGGCAcccgaagatcaccttcctATCAATCTACgcgcagcgctactcaaAGCGAACGAGTACTACGCCAAACTTAACGactcgccagcttactacgctgctacaatactctatcctcgctacaaacACTACTGCGATCAAGCGTGGGCTGAGAAGCCTAACTGGCTGGCGCTTAATAATCTCAATTTCCAGGCACTGTGGGCGGATTACAAGTCGCTGCCGTTACCGAGGCCTTGCTACACACGCGCACCGAAGAAACCGGGCAATATTGACGACGCGATTGACGGCATTATTGATCCCACACGCGGCAATACtgaggaggatgagtatgagcAGTGGAAGCGCGAGCCAATCGTTGGCAAGGGCACCGATCCTATACAATACTGGTTCGGGCTGCGCGATCAATATCCCAACCTTAGTAAGATGGCGCTTACTATACTCTCTATACCCGCttcaagctgtgagtgtgagcgcgTCTTCAGTGAGCTCGGAGATCTACTAGAGCCTCGCCGACGCTGTATATCACCTGAGCTACTAGCAGCACTACACTCAGTACGACGATGGAGACGGGCAGGTTTTGGTGGCGGCGACAACGACGATATGGGCCAATCAAAGCTTACCGACGAGCAGATGGACGTTTTGTACGAGCTTAGCCAGTGGGTgggcgaagacgacgatCTAGATACATGGGACGACGGCTga